The following are encoded together in the Numida meleagris isolate 19003 breed g44 Domestic line chromosome 19, NumMel1.0, whole genome shotgun sequence genome:
- the RAE1 gene encoding mRNA export factor isoform X3 produces MALPRLPSSSAGPARMSLFGSTSGFGTGGTSMFGSTTADNHNPMKDIEVTSPPDDSISCLAFSPPTLPGNFLIAGSWANDVRCWEVQDNGQTIPKAQQMHTGPVLDGCWSDDGSKVFTASCDKTAKMWDLNSNQAIQIAQHDAPVKTIHWIKAPNYSCVMTGSWDKTLKFWDTRSPTPMMTLQLPERCYCADVVHPMAAVATAERGLIVYQLENQPSEFRRIESPLKHQHRCVAIFKDKVNKPTGFALGSIEGRVAIHYINPPNPAKDNFTFKCHRSNGTNTSAPQDIYAVNGIAFHPVHGTLATVGSDGRFSFWDKDARTKLKTSEQLDQPISACCFNHNGNIFAYASSYDWSKGHEFYNPQKKNYIFLRNAAEELKPRNKK; encoded by the exons ATGGCGCTGCCCCGCCTGCCCTCCTCGTCGGCCGGCCC AGCAAGGATGAGTCTGTTTGGGTCCACCTCCGGGTTCGGTACCGGCGGTACCAGCATGTTCGGCAGCACGACTGCGGATAACCACAACCCAATGAAG GATATTGAAGTGACATCTCCGCCCGATGACAGCATATCTTGTTTAGCGTTCAGTCCGCCAACGCTGCCGGGCAATTTCCTTATTGCAGGATCATGGGCAAATGAT GTTCGCTGCTGGGAAGTTCAAGATAATGGACAGACGATTCCAAAGGCTCAGCAGATGCACACAGGGCCTGTACTAGATGGCTGCTGGAGTGAT gATGGAAGCAAAGTATTTACTGCTTCCTGCGATAAAACTGCCAAAATGTGGGATCTCAACAGTAATCAGGCTATTCAGATTGCACAA catgACGCTCCTGTGAAGACTATCCATTGGATTAAAGCACCAAATTACAGCTGTGTGATGACAGGAAGCTGGGACAAAACTTTGAAG ttCTGGGATACCCGTTCACCAACACCTATGATGAcgctgcagctccctgagagATGTTACTGTGCAGATGTG GTTCATCCTATGGCTGCTGTGGCCACTGCAGAAAGGGGTTTGATAGTTTATCAGTTAGAGAACCAACCATCTGAATTTAGAAGAATAGAATCACCTCTTAAACACCAG CATCGCTGCGttgctatttttaaagacaaagtgAACAAACCTACTGGATTTGCCCTTGGAAGTATTGAAGGAAGAGTAGCTATTCATTATATCAACCCTCCAAATCC tgcaaaagataatttcactttcaaatgTCATCGCTCCAATGGAACAAACACATCGGCACCTCAGGATATCTATGCT GTAAATGGAATAGCATTTCATCCTGTCCATGGTACTCTTGCAACAGTGGGATCTGATGGGAGATTCAGCTTTTGGGATAAAGATGCACGAACAAAGCTAAAAACATCAGAACAACTTGACCAACCAATATCTGCTTGTTGTTTCAACCATAATGGCAATATATTCGCATATGCTTCCAGTTATGACTGGTCAAAG ggtCATGAATTTTATAatccacaaaagaaaaactacatttttctgcgaaatgcagcagaagaatTAAAGCCTCGGAATAAGAAGTAG